In a single window of the Solea senegalensis isolate Sse05_10M linkage group LG1, IFAPA_SoseM_1, whole genome shotgun sequence genome:
- the fgf12a gene encoding fibroblast growth factor 12a isoform X2, whose protein sequence is MAAIASSLIRQKRQARESNSDRVSTSKRRPSPSKDPRSLCERHFLGVFSKVRFCSGKKRPVRRRPEPQLKGIVTRLFSQQGFYLQMQPDGTIDGSKDENSDHTLFNLIPVGLRVVAIQGLKSGFYIAMNGEGMLYSSEMFTPECRFKESVFENYYVIYSSTVYRQQESGRAWFLGLTKEGQVMKGNRVKKTKPSSHFVPRPIEVCMYREPSMHEIEDKHRSRKSSGTPTMNGGKAVNQDST, encoded by the exons ATGGCTGCGATCGCCAGCTCCCTGATCCGTCAGAAGCGCCAGGCGAGGGAATCGAACAGCGACCGGGTCTCAACTTCGAAACGTCGCCCCAGCCCCAGCAAAGACCCCCGCTCTCTGTGCGAGAGGCATTTCCTGGGGGTTTTCAGCAAAGTCCGCTTCTGCAGCGGCAAGAAAAGACCCGTCCGGAGGCGACCAG AGCCGCAGCTGAAAGGCATCGTGACACGACTGTTCAGCCAGCAGGGCTTCTACCTGCAGATGCAGCCGGATGGAACCATCGACGGCAGCAAGGACGAGAACAGTGACCACA CCTTGTTCAATCTTATTCCTGTGGGTCTGAGAGTGGTGGCGATCCAGGGGTTAAAGAGTGGCTTCTACATTGCAATGAATGGCGAGGGCATGCTCTACAGCTCG GAAATGTTCACACCAGAGTGTAGGTTCAAGGAGTCTGTTTTCGAGAACTACTACGTGATCTACTCATCCACTGTGTACCGTCAGCAGGAGTCGGGTCGAGCCTGGTTCCTTGGCCTCACCAAGGAGGGGCAAGTCATGAAGGGTAATCGGGTCAAGAAGACTAAGCCCTCATCTCACTTTGTTCCCCGGCCCATTGAAG TTTGTATGTACAGGGAGCCGTCTATGCATGAGATAGAGGACAAGCACCGCTCCAGAAAGAGCTCAGGGACTCCCACCATGAACGGAGGGAAAGCTGTCAATCAGGACTCCACATAG
- the LOC122780259 gene encoding somatostatin-1-like, whose translation MLWCHTKTNLHIKKHNQARFPFNPRMSHIFCILALLCFASCVAENTETEQAFKDLQLQQDSMSWLKRLQDKRESTKTWKIVELLSDIFKPENGIILHESKDTEKQEKNRRELSGRLTTRKAGCRVFFWKSWTSC comes from the exons ATGCTGTGGTGTCACACCAAGACAAATCTCCACATCAAGAAACACAATCAAGCAAGATTTCCTTTTAATCCAAGGATGTCCCACATCTTCTGCATCTTGGCACTTCTGTGTTTTGCATCGTGTGTTGCCGAAAACACAGAGACTGAGCAGGCATTTAAAGACCTGCAACTTCAGCAAGACTCCATGTCATGGCTCAAGAGATTACAAGACAAACGG GAGTCAACAAAGACATGGAAGATTGTCGAACTactcagtgacatttttaaacctgAAAATGGAATAATCCTCCATGAGTCtaaagacacagagaagcaggagaagaaTCGACGTGAGCTGAGTGGCAGACTGACAACCCGCAAAGCCGGATGTCGAGTCTTCTTCTGGAAATCCTGGACCTCCTGCTAA
- the fgf12a gene encoding fibroblast growth factor 12a isoform X1 gives MAAIASSLIRQKRQARESNSDRVSTSKRRPSPSKDPRSLCERHFLGVFSKVRFCSGKKRPVRRRPDAPSKPPQVSHKGCRLEPQLKGIVTRLFSQQGFYLQMQPDGTIDGSKDENSDHTLFNLIPVGLRVVAIQGLKSGFYIAMNGEGMLYSSEMFTPECRFKESVFENYYVIYSSTVYRQQESGRAWFLGLTKEGQVMKGNRVKKTKPSSHFVPRPIEVCMYREPSMHEIEDKHRSRKSSGTPTMNGGKAVNQDST, from the exons ATGGCTGCGATCGCCAGCTCCCTGATCCGTCAGAAGCGCCAGGCGAGGGAATCGAACAGCGACCGGGTCTCAACTTCGAAACGTCGCCCCAGCCCCAGCAAAGACCCCCGCTCTCTGTGCGAGAGGCATTTCCTGGGGGTTTTCAGCAAAGTCCGCTTCTGCAGCGGCAAGAAAAGACCCGTCCGGAGGCGACCAG ATGCACCCTCGAAACCTCCACAGGTGTCCCATAAGGGCTGCAGGCTAG AGCCGCAGCTGAAAGGCATCGTGACACGACTGTTCAGCCAGCAGGGCTTCTACCTGCAGATGCAGCCGGATGGAACCATCGACGGCAGCAAGGACGAGAACAGTGACCACA CCTTGTTCAATCTTATTCCTGTGGGTCTGAGAGTGGTGGCGATCCAGGGGTTAAAGAGTGGCTTCTACATTGCAATGAATGGCGAGGGCATGCTCTACAGCTCG GAAATGTTCACACCAGAGTGTAGGTTCAAGGAGTCTGTTTTCGAGAACTACTACGTGATCTACTCATCCACTGTGTACCGTCAGCAGGAGTCGGGTCGAGCCTGGTTCCTTGGCCTCACCAAGGAGGGGCAAGTCATGAAGGGTAATCGGGTCAAGAAGACTAAGCCCTCATCTCACTTTGTTCCCCGGCCCATTGAAG TTTGTATGTACAGGGAGCCGTCTATGCATGAGATAGAGGACAAGCACCGCTCCAGAAAGAGCTCAGGGACTCCCACCATGAACGGAGGGAAAGCTGTCAATCAGGACTCCACATAG